Sequence from the Rutidosis leptorrhynchoides isolate AG116_Rl617_1_P2 chromosome 3, CSIRO_AGI_Rlap_v1, whole genome shotgun sequence genome:
GTCTCCACATAGAACCCAATCCAAATCATAAGCCCCTACAAAGTTCACAAGACTCGACCACATTTTTTGTTTGTTAGTGTCATCGTGAGGACCATATATATTAACAATGATCGTCTCAACGTTCTTCCCAACCCATTTACCCTTAACCGCGATGTAGTAATCATCAACAAAAGACTGCTCAACCGAGAAGCTATTAAAATCCCAAACCAAAAGCAAACCCCCCAATTTCCCAATTTTTTCTTTTTGTATGAAGTCAAAATCTTGGGACCCCCAAACAAGACTTACCCAATTTCTATCAACACAATTACATTTTGTTTCTTGGAAAGCAACAAACAGTGGATTTTCCCGGGCTAATAGTTTATGACAGTCACTGATTTTACTATCTTTACCCATCCCGAAACCACGAATATTAAAGGACATAATCTTCATTAAAAAATATAAAGAAACGGAGTAGGAGAAGGAAGGAGtttatgtgacaccccgtacaaaatcatcatgtacgaatcgtcaacaacaggtccattacacggtacaatactacatgctgttttaaaacaagttttgcattcaaaaagtataacgttttacaaaagataacgtgacacaaaggtcgttacaagacattattcaaataacataagttgtgaatgcaagataaaagttccatggttgagacatctctaagtaatgcagctgaagtctaacacagcgagtctataacagcaagtctataacaccaagacagcaagtctaacagcagaagcaacaacgtctaagcacctgagaaatacacgcttaaaaggtcaacacgaatgttggtgagctatagtttgtttgtattcagtaatgtgatgtagaccacgagatttcgtattccaaaacagtatgaaaagtatatgcttatccgtgggcacccggtaactaacttaatgtaataataataccccctaaaagtacacttggtaagtgcgtatgtcctcaaagtatcaaacaccagttaaatgctagcgcgactagcccgagtggggatgtcaaaccctatggatccatatctaatattcgcgttcaccggttcaaaaaccaatgattaaacgttaccgtgctaaggggaatctttgtgccgttatatcacccacacatatgtaaagtttaagtactcgtgtctagtatgtaaaacataaaaagcgcatgtattctcagtcccaaaaatagtaaagtaaaaatggaagctataactcacagtgaatgtgcggtaaagtcgataggaaaagtatgcaagtagtaagtcggtccgaaaagtcattaacctaagtcaaaggtcactaagtcagtatattgtcccaaaaggtttaaaagtacgtaagtaaagtcctaaacatcataatcgtcatcatcattcgtaaaagataaagtaagttttcatcaagaatagagatcgaaacaaaaggctgacttcggacacctgctacgacctctatacaaaacaaaaagatgcgtggttagtggccaaggctccgtatgtgagtcctctaacggctgtccaattttcaaaacctaactcgtcttcatttgaccgtggctacggtttaagtgcgagtaggtcagaatttttcagtacgtcgttacaaaggcgtagtgactttcggaaggctataaatcctaaaccgtatataggatttaggcgaggcctaaaacgAAAAAGTAatctactcaaaacgaactatctgaaaatcaattttccagaagtccaggagtcttaTCAGACCCGAAaaaagcaaacaagtgctccggtgggtttcttgatgcttgatgctcatcacggttctcatccttgatgcgtgtaagcttcaagtgtacaactctttgatgttttagtatcactttgaccaattttcaaccatcaacacacaactaagagtaaaagctatcattctacaagttttgaacatcaaggttgcctctttattgcataaacccaataaagcttcaaccattGTCCTTTTTTACacgagtttatgcatcttcatcatattagatgatgaagacttgatatttatcatcacaacaattacaaaaaggttccaattaagtgagatctacaataataacttagatctcaagtattaagaaaaccctaaggtagaaagcttggatctttacaagattaatgagaccataagatagaaagctaagatctagtaaaagtaatgagaccataagctaaaaagctaagatctttaacaaaataatgaaaccctaagcaagaaatcttggatctttaatgttcttgaagatccttaaagcaaaagactagatcttcaagttacatgaagatcataaacacaagttttgatctttataacaaaataaagaaatcataagctagaaaacctagatctaacaagtaaatgaagattcaaagctagaaagcttgaatatttcatgttcttgaaggattcaaacccaagtttgaatctacaagatataacaagatcaaaaagctaaaaagctagatcctttaatgatgatgatgatgtcgacattgagaagagaagaagaagaagaagaagaaaatttacaactcacactttttagagtgagaaagactaaagagagaattagagagtaagtatgtgtaatttgtgaatgagatcaaatgtaaaatgggtgaggtttgtgTGGTATTTATAGGGGGAATGGGGGTGAGTTGGCCATAGgtttaggggggacaaggggggacaacttttgctttttggttaatggttgtctaaagttggtgcttatgttgggatcccatgcaacaattgtgattatggttaacaaaaatgctagtatgttccctctaataaatgggcatttgtcttacatttatatgggtcataaacttattaaaattgggctaattaaatagtccattagctagagtagggtgggcttgagtccaacaaggtagaaagtccaacaagactaactagtaagcataagtaaattactaagcgtaattaagcaaccaataacccaagtaattgttaaaataacaattagtattacgtagtcataatattccaattatgaccaaagtcaaacgtgtatcaaaatacatagctcgttttcaacgtcaagtgacactaatggtcataaaagc
This genomic interval carries:
- the LOC139899836 gene encoding uncharacterized protein translates to MSFNIRGFGMGKDSKISDCHKLLARENPLFVAFQETKCNCVDRNWVSLVWGSQDFDFIQKEKIGKLGGLLLVWDFNSFSVEQSFVDDYYIAVKGKWVGKNVETIIVNIYGPHDDTNKQKMWSSLVNFVGAYDLDWVLCGDFNEVRDKTERQNCQFVERRATWFNEFIENAKLIDVPMGGKKFMRICDNGIKFSKLDQFLVSEKFIQTWGDISVLALERKLSDHCPIVLRDIAIDYGPKSAKVFDEWLDLDGEDKIIKECWDQKVEGSRADFVFRKKTQKC